The genomic region ACGAGAATTCTGATATTTTACTGACTGCTTTAACATAAGTGCTGCACGGATCTTAAAATTTCATGGAATAAATTTCGAATATTCAATATAATCGCTTTTATGAATTATTTTAAAACACTTTTGGAACTGTTTTGGCTTTTTTGCAAAATAGGAAGCGTTACGTTCGGCGGGGGAATCGCCATGCTTCCCATACTCGAGCGGGAACTGGTGGATAAAAGACACTGGATCGACAGTGACGAATTGCTTGACTATTACGCAATAGGGCAATCGACGCCAGGGATAATCGCCGTAAACGTTGCGACCTTTGTGGGCTATAAGCGGGCGAAATTTGCAGGCGGCGTTATCGCAACGCTCGGAATAATAACTCCTTGTATTGTGGTAATAACCCTGTTGGCGGCTTTTATAGGTTCCATAGATAAAATTCAATGGGTAAAAAAGGCTCTTTCCGGCATAAATGTGGCCGTCGCGGCAAATCTTACGTACGGGACGTTCAATATCGCAAAAAAATCCGTAAAGGACGCGGCGGGGATTTTTTTGTTTTTGATATGTTTTTTGGCAATATTTGTTTTAAATATTTCAACGATCTGGGTAATTTTTTCGGCGGCGGGATTGGGACTCGCTCAGCATTTTTTTATAAATTTCCGCTCGATTATGCGGCACCGCAAGGAATAATATGATACCTTCTCAATTTGAACTGTTTTTTATATTTTTTTATATAGGTCTTTTTACTATCGGCGGAGGGCTTGTGGCCATAACGCTTATGCAGCAGACCATTGTCGCTAAAGGATATATTTCACCTGAAAAATTTTATAATATGGTCGCTATTTCGGAGTCTACGCCCGGCCCTATAGGCATGAACATGGCAACCTACATAGGCTATGAGTTTTACGGAATTCCGGGTTCCATAATCACTACCATAGGGCAGGCGATGCCGTCCGTCATATGCATTCTGTTGATAGCATATTTCCTTTCAGGAAAATTTCACGAAAAACCCGTAATAAAAAACGTATTTAAGACGCTCCGTCCGGCAACCTGCGGAATGATCTTTGTGGCGGCTGTAAACGTTTTTGTTTTAGCCTTGATGAAACTTCCCGCAGATTTGTCGGCGCTTACTTTTCCTGCGACTTGGGTAACGCTTTTTCGCTGGGACGCGTTGATCTTTTACGTTTTTGCGCTCATCCTTCTGTTCAAGACAAAGCTTCACCCCGTAACCATTGTGCTTGCGGGCGCCGTTTTCGGTGTACTTTTTTTGTAAAAATGATATACTTTAAAAATGAGTACACATATCAATGCAAAAGAGGGAGATATAGCTCCCGCAGTTCTTTTACCGGGAGATCCGCTTC from Treponema parvum harbors:
- a CDS encoding chromate transporter, whose translation is MNYFKTLLELFWLFCKIGSVTFGGGIAMLPILERELVDKRHWIDSDELLDYYAIGQSTPGIIAVNVATFVGYKRAKFAGGVIATLGIITPCIVVITLLAAFIGSIDKIQWVKKALSGINVAVAANLTYGTFNIAKKSVKDAAGIFLFLICFLAIFVLNISTIWVIFSAAGLGLAQHFFINFRSIMRHRKE
- a CDS encoding chromate transporter; this encodes MIPSQFELFFIFFYIGLFTIGGGLVAITLMQQTIVAKGYISPEKFYNMVAISESTPGPIGMNMATYIGYEFYGIPGSIITTIGQAMPSVICILLIAYFLSGKFHEKPVIKNVFKTLRPATCGMIFVAAVNVFVLALMKLPADLSALTFPATWVTLFRWDALIFYVFALILLFKTKLHPVTIVLAGAVFGVLFL